The genomic stretch GACAGCAGTTCAAGACACCGCAACTTGATCCTCAATATGTGtccctttctctttctttttcattccAGCTGCGCCTAACTAAACAAGCATTTATATATATCGGCTACTCTTATTCATCTTTATACCTTCTCAACATTTTCACATCTTCatttcgtctctctctctctctttcaatattctcttttgaaaagaTGAAGAGGAATTGCAACTTGGAACTCTGCCTTTATCCTCCATACACGtaagcaattttttttttttgcgtgtCTTCCCACTtcgatttaatttgataaatgttttattatttttattttattttttacatttaggTGTTGAATTAATTCATTGTTATATTCTATCTTAATAAAAggtttgaagaagaaaaagatagtGATAAGAGTTCAATGCAAAATGAGCAACAGCCACTGACCATTTTCTATGATGGCAAGATGTGTGTTATAAATTGatctttaataatttttaaaatttataatttaatctttcaaatttttaaaaattgcaaaatgatccttacttttcaattttttaatttgataaaaaaattaaatttaataaaaatgacctcaaaaatcaacaataaattatcttaataatttatccaaataaaataatttcaaaataattaaattttaattaaatcatttgaattactttgaattttaaatttttttaaaattttcaattactttattcaaacacaattaaaaaataataaaaataataaaaataataaagaaccaCATATCAAATTAATATCAACAAGAACAAGTTGGTGGTAAAACatcaaaaacaattaaaaaataataaaaataataaagaaccgCGTATCAAATTAATATCAACAAGAACAAGTTGGTGGTAAAGCATCAAAAAGAAAATCTAGAATGTACACGAAAGTGACAGGAAGCAGTATGTAATGAacttgaaatatatattattttccaaGTTTAATGTAACTATTTAGATGTGAAGTTAAGGTGAATGTCAACTATTTCGAGTAAGAAAAGCATATATTCTTTgacaaacaataataataactGGGTTAATGTGAATGTTGTGCAGGCCAAATCAGTCTTAACGATGGCAAATAAAAAAGTGGAAGAAATAGTGAAGACACCAACAGGATCAGAGCCATCAACACCAACAACAGTAGAATCTCCTCATCAATTGTATAGCCCTGGTCATGCTCTTTCAATGAAAATGTCTTTGCAACGGTTTctacaaaagagaaaaaataggaTCCAACAAGCTTCTCCATATAATCATTAGCAAAATCAAATTAGTTTGTCCTTTTTTTACTATAGGCTATTTAGAatcaattattttcttcttttgtaTTACAGTCTTGTAGGGTTtcatacattttcattttttctgttattATTCATTCAAAACTAGAAAATTTGAAGagcattctcaattcttttaaccTTCGACAAATTGCTTTAGTTTTTTGGAAAGTTAGATTGTAATTTGCCTTGAGTTTTAAGAATTTTTCATTTAGTTGAGACTTTAACTCCAACTCTTTTTCGAATACACCAAATTTCCATGTCTTTTTCAGCCTTCTCATCATCTTTTGTTttgtctttaacatccatcactgtgttaaatacattatcaaaaaaattcttctcaatatgcataacatcacgATTATGGGGCAACAAATTATCTTTCTAAtatgggaggtcccaaaatatacttaaATTCCACATGCTTTGCCAGTATTTGTGATTTTTGGTAGTTTACAAACTTGGTTCCATACTTCACCTAGTGATAATCGAGGCGGAAACAAATCTGTTACTCATTAGTCTTTTTTGAAACCAGTCTTGTTTCTTCTATAGGGATGATTTCTTGGTAGGAATATGcgatgacagtcaaaccacgagcccCCCCCCCTTTTTCCAACGTAAACGCCTTGGTGTTTCTCATGCAATGCGGACATCCCAATTTTCCATGCATACCCCAACCAGATAACATgtcatatgctggaaagtcgttaatTTTCCACATCAAGGCTGCTCGCAAAGTAAAGTTTTATTTACAagatatatcataagtccattaTCCAATCCACAACCTCTTCAAATCACCAATTAAAGATTTTAAGTATACATCGATTCGGGCTTTTGGACTCGACGATCCCGGAATAAGGTAggtcaaaaacatgtatggttttgtcatgcacatctcaggaagGAGGTTGTAAGGGGATACAATAACTAGCCATCAATAATATTTACTTCCTGGCACTTGGACATATGGAGTAAAACCATCatagcataatccaagcctgacatttctaggttctgcg from Vicia villosa cultivar HV-30 ecotype Madison, WI linkage group LG4, Vvil1.0, whole genome shotgun sequence encodes the following:
- the LOC131598110 gene encoding protein TIFY 5A-like; this translates as MKRNCNLELCLYPPYTFEEEKDSDKSSMQNEQQPLTIFYDGKMCVIMSTISSKKSIYSLTNNNNNWVNVNVVQAKSVLTMANKKVEEIVKTPTGSEPSTPTTVESPHQLYSPGHALSMKMSLQRFLQKRKNRIQQASPYNH